Proteins encoded by one window of Pseudomonas coleopterorum:
- a CDS encoding helix-turn-helix transcriptional regulator, which produces MANATAAQASFPPRFIRARDAASYLGMCRAEFDKTVRPHVREFPIGERGVGFDRLDLDAWATAYVEAKAIDKTGASGQQSPRSERQVGETQWREKRSPASPKGKASGISTRKSTENDFTRALALVTGRKPSAT; this is translated from the coding sequence ATGGCAAACGCTACAGCAGCGCAGGCATCTTTCCCGCCGCGCTTCATCCGTGCCCGCGATGCTGCCAGCTATCTGGGCATGTGCCGGGCCGAATTCGATAAGACAGTTCGACCTCATGTCCGGGAATTCCCGATCGGTGAGCGGGGAGTCGGCTTTGACCGGCTCGACCTGGACGCGTGGGCAACCGCATACGTCGAGGCAAAGGCGATTGATAAAACCGGCGCTTCAGGGCAACAATCGCCCCGCAGCGAGCGCCAAGTTGGAGAAACACAATGGCGCGAAAAACGATCACCGGCCTCTCCCAAAGGAAAGGCCTCTGGCATATCGACAAGAAAATCAACGGAGAACGACTTTACGAGAGCACTGGCACTGGTGACCGGGCGGAAGCCGAGCGCTACCTGA
- a CDS encoding metallophosphoesterase: protein MLENIEVVRVKRFAANSAGRDFTVGDIHGHFTRLQSALDAAGFDPAVDRLFSVGDLIDRGPECRDVLQWLAKPWFHPVRGNHDDYVCRFDTCDVDNWVYNGGAWFAGLAWDEQREFAVQFRELPVAIEVETAGGLIGIVHADCVFDTWAEMRKELEAPESNKRLKLVQNTCMWSRSRVENYDTATVADIRAVVVGHTPMKRPAVLGNVYHIDTAGWMPDRGYFTLLNLHTLETIPATRPALSQDWD, encoded by the coding sequence ATGCTCGAAAACATTGAGGTGGTGCGCGTGAAGCGCTTCGCCGCGAACTCTGCTGGCCGTGATTTCACCGTGGGTGATATTCACGGCCACTTCACGCGACTGCAATCTGCCCTGGATGCGGCCGGCTTTGATCCCGCTGTGGACCGTCTCTTCAGTGTCGGCGACCTGATTGACCGCGGCCCCGAGTGCCGCGACGTACTTCAGTGGTTGGCCAAACCATGGTTTCACCCGGTGCGTGGCAACCACGACGACTACGTGTGCCGCTTTGATACCTGCGACGTGGACAACTGGGTCTACAACGGCGGCGCCTGGTTTGCCGGCTTGGCCTGGGATGAGCAGCGGGAGTTTGCCGTCCAGTTCCGCGAGCTTCCGGTCGCCATTGAGGTCGAGACGGCCGGTGGACTGATCGGCATCGTGCATGCCGACTGCGTTTTTGATACGTGGGCCGAGATGCGAAAGGAGCTGGAGGCACCGGAGAGCAACAAACGACTGAAGCTGGTTCAGAACACGTGCATGTGGTCGCGCAGCCGGGTCGAGAATTACGACACCGCCACCGTCGCGGACATACGCGCGGTAGTGGTAGGCCACACGCCGATGAAGCGGCCGGCGGTATTGGGCAACGTCTACCACATCGACACCGCCGGCTGGATGCCAGATCGCGGCTACTTCACCCTGCTGAACCTGCACACCCTCGAAACCATTCCCGCTACCCGCCCGGCACTCAGCCAGGACTGGGATTAA